In Microbacterium terrisoli, the genomic stretch AGATCGGGTCGGGTCAGGGCCATGCGATCGTACACGCGGCATCCACTCGTCCTGACGTCGACTTTCTCGCCGTCGAGGTGTTCCGCGCGGGGCTTGCGCGCACGATGAAGGATGCCGCGGCCGCAGGGGCGGCCAACCTTCGGCTGGTCGAGGCTAACGCACCCGAAGTGCTGCAGCATCTGCTGCCGGCGGGGTCGGCCTCGGAAGTGTGGGTGTTCTTCCCCGACCCCTGGCACAAGAAGCGGCACACGAAGCGGCGGCTGATCACCGCTGAGTTCGCCGGCATCGCGGCCGCGGCCCTGCGCCCGGGCGGCATGCTGCGCCTGGCCACCGACTGGGAGGACTACGCCGTGCAGATGGTCACGGTGATGGATGCCGCGCCCGGCTTCGCGCGCGCCTTCGAGGGCGAGTGGGCCGAGCGTTTCGACGGGCGCGTGATGACCGCGTTCGAGCGCAAGGGCATCGAGAGGGGTCGCGACATCCGTGACCTGGCCTACCGCCGGGCGTGACTGTCAAGGCCGCAGAACGACCTTGCCGTGGGCGGCGCGCGAGAGGCTGAGTCCGGCAGCGGATCGCCAGTCGTCGAGTGCGAAGGCGCGTGCGATCGGGAGGC encodes the following:
- the trmB gene encoding tRNA (guanosine(46)-N7)-methyltransferase TrmB; protein product: MSDTDPEPAEPRTFRDHPVSFVRRSGRMSDGQERAWQELAPQYLVDVPRDIASTSVARDARFDPATVYGRTAPLIVEIGSGQGHAIVHAASTRPDVDFLAVEVFRAGLARTMKDAAAAGAANLRLVEANAPEVLQHLLPAGSASEVWVFFPDPWHKKRHTKRRLITAEFAGIAAAALRPGGMLRLATDWEDYAVQMVTVMDAAPGFARAFEGEWAERFDGRVMTAFERKGIERGRDIRDLAYRRA